Proteins co-encoded in one Pieris napi chromosome 10, ilPieNapi1.2, whole genome shotgun sequence genomic window:
- the LOC125053153 gene encoding myb-like protein X: MDWKLIAVLNVVLCVTTAHPPRAAKSEQTFIKYFGKEEKINVENDKSERQEEYVESYPSYEFSYKVSDPHTHDYKGQQEKRHGDKVNGNYWLIQPDGRKRLVKYHANDHIGFNVLIDYSQKDNEKGEEAENKENGESNAENDYEKRTWHVIHDYKMKKASREWGSQEESNASAGQSKENAESNQSEGRDQQNSRQSEAQETDRSRNSQEGRREKSKESTERNSNERRKEGEGGGSWGENENESSRGNSNEQQNSGQSVSSKENSSEKSGEKIYWYRIPHKYLKKGYAVIEEIKKENREENKESNEVVAGRSTETANEQSAESGNRSNEEKNEASGEQNSARRGSSENGSKEKVYGYKSYVYHIRH, encoded by the exons ATGGATTGGAAg TTAATTGCAGTTCTAAATGTTGTGCTATGTGTAACAACAGCACATCCACCGCGTGCTGCGAAATCCGAACAGacttttatcaaatattttggCAAAGAAGAAAAGATTAATGTGGAAAATGACAAGTCTGAACGTCAAGAGGAATAT gtgGAATCATATCCCTCTTATGAGTTCTCGTATAAAGTTTCGGATCCTCATACTCATGACTATAAAGGACAACAGGAAAAACGACATGGTGACAAAGTAAATGGGAACTACTGGCTAATACAACCCGACGGACGCAAGCGCCTAGTCAAATACCATGCCAATGATCACATCGG attcAATGTCCTTATAGATTATTCACAAAAAGATAACGAGAAAGGTGAAGAAGCTGAAAATAAGGAAAATGGTGAATCCAATGCTGAAAACGATTACGAAAAAAGAACTTGGCATGTCATTCACGATTATAAAATGAAGAAAGCATCAAGGGAATGGGGCTCGCAAGAAGAAAGCAATGCTAGCGCCGGCCAGTCGAAAGAAAATGCAGAATCTAACCAAAGTGAAGGCCGGGATCAACAAAACTCACGACAAAGTGAAGCCCAAGAAACTGACAGATCACGAAATAGCCAGGAAGGCAGGAgagaaaaaagtaaagaaagcACTGAGAGAAATTCCAATGAAAGACGTAAAGAAGGTGAAGGTGGAGGTTCCTGGGGGGAAAATGAGAATGAGTCTAGTCGTGGAAACTCTAATGAACAGCAAAATTCAGGTCAGTCTGTAAGTAGCAAAGAAAACTCTAGTGAAAAGAGCggagaaaaaatatattggtatCGTATTccacataaatatttaaaaaaaggttatgCAGTTattgaagaaattaaaaaggaGAATAGAGAGGAAAACAAGGAATCAAATGAAGTAGTTGCAGGTAGAAGTACGGAGACAGCAAATGAGCAGTCAGCTGAAAGCGGCAATAGATCcaatgaagaaaaaaatgagGCGAGTGGAGAGCAAAACAGCGCTCGGCGTGGGTCAAGTGAGAATGGAAGTAAAGAAAAGGTGTATGGATATAAATCTTACGTTTACCACATTCGCCACTAA